The sequence TGATGGGGCAAAATGCTCGCACATTCTGACCCACCTACCCGTTAATCAAAATTGCACTTCAAACTTGAATCCGCGATCTGCTTTTTTAGGCGGGGCAGAGAGTTATCATTTAGAGCCTTCCCCGCGCACGCGGGGATCGACCGTGCGCACGTCACCGGCGCACGGCGTCGCGCTGGCCTTCCCCGCGCACGCGGGGATCGACCCGCAAGGTGCCGGACATATACAGCCGCGTAGGCGCCTTCCCCGCGCACGCGGGGATCGACCGCTGGTGCCGCTTGGCATGCCCATACCGCAGCGGCCTTCCCCGCGCACGCGGGGATCGACCTCCGCGTTGACCTCCAGCACGCGGGCGGCCAGAGCCTTCCCCGCGCACGCGGGGATCGACCCGGCGGCCATCCGGCGCGTTCGTTGGCCGGGACGCCTTCCCCGCGCACGCGGGGATCGACCTGCAGGCGCCTACCCGGCGCTGGAGCATGAGACGCCTTCCCCGCGCACGCGGGGATCGACCTCTCCCCCGGCCTGCGGGACTGGGCGCTGGCCTGCCTTCCCCGCGCACGCGGGGATCGACCTCTCAAGAAAACTGGCGGCCTGACCGCCAACGGGCCTTCCCCGCGCACGCGGGGATCGACCCATCCCTACAGGATCATCAGACGAGAAAGTGGCGCCTTCCCCGCGCACGCGGGGATCGACCCCACCCACAAGCGCGGCGAGTTAAACAAGACACGCCTTCCCCGCGCACGCGGGGATCGACCTGCCCGGCCCTCGCAAGATGGCCGGGCTACAACGCCTTCCCCGCGCACGCGGGGATCGACCCCCGAAGATCGCAGGCGACGTGGCCGGGACGAAGCCTTCCCCGCGCACGCGGGGATCGACCTGGCTGGGGCTGCCGCTGCCGGGTGGTGGGCGCGCCTTCCCCGCGCACGCGGGGATCGACCCCCGGCGCGATCGTCAACGCGAGCTACGTGAGCGCCTTCCCCGCGCACGCGGGGATCGACCCCAGGCATATAGCTGGTCGATGGCTCGCTGCTGGCCTTCCCCGCGCACGCGGGGATCGACCTCCGGCCCACATCGTGCGCGAGTGCCTCACCAAGCCTTCCCCGCGCACGCGGGGATCGACCCCAGCAGCGTGAGCGCTGGCACGGTCACCAACGGCCTTCCCCGCGCACGCGGGGATCGACCCACCACACGGCCTTGATGAGTCGGGCCGGTGATGCCTTCCCCGCGCACGCGGGGATCGACCCGCGTGCGGCTGTTGCCACGCGCCATCGTTGAAGCCTTCCCCGCGCACGCGGGGATCGACCCGGGGATGTGGGCATCATCAAGGATATTGATGAGCCTTCCCCGCGCACGCGGGGATCGACCTGATGTGCTTTGCGCTTTTTAGCGCACGGTGTTGCCTTCCCCGCGCACGCGGGGATCGACCCCGGACGACCAGCTACGCGAACAGGATCAAGATGCCTTCCCCGCGCACGCGGGGATCGACCTGCCGAGAAGCCGAAGGCAGAGGCTAGCCCGGTGCCTTCCCCGCGCACGCGGGGATCGACCTGCGTGGCGGCCGATCCCAGGAGGCAGCCCGCCGCCTTCCCCGCGCACGCGGGGATCGACCCGATGCCGCCGACTTGCCCAGCGGTGCGTGCTCGCCTTCCCCGCGCACGCGGGGATCGACCCCCTTACGGCGACGGCCTACGCATCCGGCTGAAGCCTTCCCCGCGCACGCGGGGATCGACCGGCGTCACCCAGCGCGCCCTGATGTGCGACAGCGCCTTCCCCGCGCACGCGGGGATCGACCCGTCGTCGGCACCACGGGCGCCATCCCGGCGGCGCCTTCCCCGCGCACGCGGGGATCGACCTTTCTGAGCCGTGTCCGCGCTCTGGTTGAGCATGCCTTCCCCGCGCACGCGGGGATCGACCCCTGAGGCAGGGGAGCATCCGGCCGCTCGAAGAGCCTTCCCCGCGCACGCGGGGATCGACCCGGTGTTACTAGCACCGTTACCAGCCTCAACCCGCCTTCCCCGCGCACGCGGGGATCGACCCCAAGCGCCTGGTCTAGCATTCGACAGCCCCGTGCCTTCCCCGCGCACGCGGGGATCGACCTCTATCAAGCACCTCAGGCTTGAACTGCGCCACGCCTTCCCCGCGCACGCGGGGATCGACCCGCCCCCTGTTCGACTCCGAAAAGCGCAGCGAAGCCTTCCCCGCGCACGCGGGGATCGACCTGGTAAAAGCGCACCATGACCACGATCCATACTGCCTTCCCCGCGCACGCGGGGATCGACCCCCGCTGATTTCGCTGTTCGGGGCCGGGCCTGGGCCTTCCCCGCGCACGCGGGGATCGACCTTGTTCATGCTCGTGAGTGGAATCATCTTGCACGCCTTCCCCGCGCACGCGGGGATCGACCCGCCGTGTTGGCAGCCCGCGCAGAAAACATCGGGCCTTCCCCGCGCACGCGGGGATCGACCTCTGCTTGACGCGCAGCGGGGTGACGCTCAAGGGCCTTCCCCGCGCACGCGGGGATCGACCACCGCTGATGATTGCCAACAGCGATCAGTACGTGCCTTCCCCGCGCACGCGGGGATCGACCCCAGTCGCGCCCGGAGAAACTCGACATCAGCCAGCCTTCCCCGCGCACGCGGGGATCGACCCCCCCGTGATTCTGGCCGCCGACGCCACCGACAGCCTTCCCCGCGCACGCGGGGATCGACCTCCGGCATCGACGAGGGCGGCGACCCACTCGTGGCCTTCCCCGCGCACGCGGGGATCGACCGTGAGGCTCACCGTGGACTTAGGCACCGTCTCCGCCTTCCCCGCGCACGCGGGGATCGACCCCAAATATTCCGCTTCGCTCATATCGCATCCCGGCCTTCCCCGCGCACGCGGGGATCGACCCAAACTCTACGAGGGCACGGTCGCGGTCAAGCGGCCTTCCCCGCGCACGCGGGGATCGACCCACGAACATCATCAGTGCGGCAGGGGGACACTTGCCTTCCCCGCGCACGCGGGGATCGACCCTTCCGTCTTCAGGCCGACGACATCAACCTTGAGCCTTCCCCGCGCACGCGGGGATCGACCCTCGCAGCGCGGCAAGTCCAGCACGCGACCTGTGCCTTCCCCGCGCACGCGGGGATCGACCCGCCATCACCATCTCCGCCATCACCAAGGCCAAGCCTTCCCCGCGCACGCGGGGATCGACCCCTCACCGCCCTGGTGTGGCTCAAGGATCAGCCGCCTTCCCCGCGCACGCGGGGATCGACCTCAGCCTTCATTTCCCAGAGCCCGATTCGCCACGCCTTCCCCGCGCACGCGGGGTCGACCCTGCTCGATGCGGTCAGGCATGTCCACGCTCACACGCCTTCCCCGCGCACGCGGGGATCGACCCGACACCCTCTCGCTCCAGGAAATCGCCCATGCGCCTTCCCCGCGCACGCGGGGATCGACCCGCGTAGGCGTTGCCAAGACAAAGCGAGGTCTCGCCTTCCCCGCGCACGCGGGGATCGACCCCAGCAGCCGGCGTCCTTCCGATCCAGTCGCAGGCCTTCCCCGCGCACGCGGGGATCGACCCGTCAGCACCAACACCTTCGAGCTGGAGGGGGTGCCTTCCCCGCGCACGCGGGGATCGACCCTTGACGCCACCACCAGGAGACTCCGCCATGACGCCTTCCCCGCGCACGCGGGGATCGACCTGCTCCTTGCGCGCTAGCGCATCGGCACGACTGGCCTTCCCCGCGCACGCGGGGATCGACCTGTGGTGGAGATGGCCTGGACGGACGCGCGGAATTTTCTCACGGCGGCGCGGACGATGCGCCGTCAGCGCCTGCTGGACATGGCGGTGGCCGTACGAGTGGCGCAGGCCGAGAAAAAGGACTGGGAGCGGTGGGTGAAGGAGGTCAGCGGATGATGATTTCGGTGTCGGGCGCGGCCAGCGCGTCGATCCACGCCACCAGCGCGCCGTATCCCGTCCAGCCGAGCAGCAGACCGACGGCGAAGACGCGCAGCTCGCCGCGCCAGTCATGGCCGCGCAGGCGCGCAACGAGCGACGGCAGGATGGCGCAGACGATGACGTATAGGGCGGCAATGCCAAGCACAGCGGTCATGTGAGCATCATGGCGGATAGCAAGCTCGAGATCAAGATCACCGCCGACAACCGCCAGGCAGTGGCGGCCCTGGGCGAGTCGGCGCGCGCCATGGGGGTGGTCGCGCAGAAGGTCGAAGTGGCGAAGGTCAAGATTGGCGACATGGCCAAGGCATTCGCGCTTGGTCAGGCGGCGTTCCGCCTTCCCCGCGCACGCGGGGATCGACCTGGCCAGATTCCTTGACATCTCCCGGTTGTCCAGAGCCAGCTTGATGCCGATCGTCAAATTGCCTACAGTGGCTACATGCGCACCCTTGCCATCATGTTCTTCGCCGCCGCCGCGCCCTTCGCCGCGCTGGGCGGATCATTCGCTGGCGCGGCGGCCTTCGTCGCCATCGCGCTCGCGCTCATTTTTGCTCGCTGACCTACTTCTTCCGCTATGCGATTGTCAGGCAGACCGAGGACGAGCTTGTCCGGGGGCCTGGGCGGGACATCCTGCTGTCGATCCGGCAAGGCAGGCTGTATGCGGCGCTTCACCGCGAGGCGGCGGGCGGCCGGCTGGTCGCGGCGGTTGATGTGGAGCGTCTGCGGCTGGCCACACTGCACGTCAAGGCGTTAGGCCGGGCGGCCAGCTTGCGCGATGAAGCCGTGGTGGAACAGGGACGCGAGGCGAGAGGAATTCGGCGATGGTTCGGTTGAAGATCGATGTGCGGCGCCCGCTGGCCTACGGGGCGCTTTCCTGTTTTGACGGGATCGTCGATGGCCGCGAGGCCTGGGAGTTCGACATGGATGAAACACTCGCGCTGCGATCGATGTTCGAGTTTGCGCGCGAGATGGGCTTGCTCGATGCCGCGGCCATCGGCGAGCTCGACCGGATCGATGCCTTCTGGCGCGCGCACCCGCAAGCCTTCGATGCGGCCTTTGCCCATGAGCACGCGGCCGACAAGGCGCGGGTGCTGGAGGGCTTGGTCGAAGACGAGAACGGCGATCCCGTGCCGCCGCCCGCTTCCCACTGGTGGTGGCGGCCATCGGGCCGGTGGTAGTCAGTCCTGATGCGCTTGATTTGGAGCATTCAGTGAGGAGGTCATTATGGCGCGCGATCTGGAAGCGGATCGGTTAGTGTTCTGGCAAACCCCGGAAGAGGAAGGGGTCGGCGGCGCAGAGATCGCCTCCTGGACGATCAATCTCAACCTGGATTATGAGGCCGGTGAGATTACGCCGGAAGAGCTGCAGGCGTTGCGCGAGATTTTGTCGAAAAGCCCGTGGAAGCATGAGCCGCTCCATGTCGAATGGTGTCGCGAGGTACGCAGAGAAGAGGGATATGGCCGCGAGCGCTTCTGGTGGTGGCCGGAGACGTGGTAGTCAGTCCTGAGGCGCTTCCCATGCAGCCCGGTGGGCGCAAGATCAGCAAAGGGTGGCTGTCATGGTGAAAACCGTCGGCGATTTCAATGAAGCGGTGGCATTCATGCTTGCGCGCCTTTCATGGTATGACATGGTGCGCGAGGAGGAGATCCCCTGGTGGGAGGAGGCTGGCTTTGCCGTGGTCGATGAGGAGGTGCTGCGCGCCCGCTCGGCGCTGGAGCTTCTCAAGGATGCAGGCTACACGCTGCCCGAGGATGCGCTGGCGATGATGGCGGCGGCCGATGCGCAGTGGCGCGCCCACCCAGCGGCGTTCGACGCGATGTTCCGCTATGCGATTGCCAGGCAGACCGAGGACGAGCTCGCGGGCTGGGTCGTGCTGGAGGATGGTTCGACGCCGAGGATACCGCCCGCTCACTGGTGGTGGCGGCCATCGAGCCGGTGGTAGTCAGTCCTGATTCGCTCCCAGTCGTCGCGGCACTCAGGCGAGCACCAGCGTCGGCTATCGGGAAGCGGTTCGCCGCACCAGAGACACACGCCCGCGGGAGAGGGCCCCACGGGCTTTTTTTTTGCGCCAGCGCGGCGCCGAGCAGCGGTTTCGCCAGATCGTTGGCGCGGTCGGCTTGATCGGCCATGGGTCACTTCGTCCCACTAGCGGAGAGCGTCGATGCGGGCGCGTCAGGCTTCGTAGAGGCTGGCGGCGTCGAGGATCCACCGGGCGATGTCGGCGTCGGTGGTGTCTCCCTCACCCCCGGCCCCTCTCCCCGAGGGAGAGGGGAAGATGGAGGCGGCCCCTCTCCCGGAGGGAGAGGGGAGGATGGGATCGGCGGCAGGGGCTGCAATAGCGCCGCCGGTGGTCGAGGCCAGCTTGATGCCGCAAGCGGGGGCGTCGTGGAGCAGCCCTTCCCCGCGCACGCGGGGATCGACCCTCGCGCCACAAAACTAGGAAGCAAAGACGCCAGCCTTCCCCGCGCCGGGGATCGACCCCACGCCCAGTACCTAAAGGCGCGCCGGGAAATGCCTTTATAAGGCTCCCGCGGATGCGTTACTGAATATTGCCGCCGGATACGTCCTCTTCTGCGCCATCCTGCCGGCGGCCGTCGCGCGCCTGGGCGGCCATGACTGGCGTGGTGAGCTGCACGTCTTCGCTATCGGTCTGCTACTCGGCTGGATGGAATACGGCGCGCTGTGGGCGTGGATCGACGCGCTCGCCAAAGCGGACGCCGACATTGGCGTCGTCATCCGCTGATCCTCTTCCCCACCGCTTTCGGTTCTTTTTCTCCGTCTGCCATGAAAATCGTCCCTGTCACAGCCAAGGGCCGCTGCCAGCCGCGCTAGCGAATCGGTCGCGGGTGCGGCCTTGCCACGCTCGATCATGGATAGCAGTGGTGCCCGGAGCGCCTGCCTCAGCCCCGCAGCACCGCCAGGGGCGGGGTGTCAAGCACGCGGCGGGTGGCGAGGCTGCCGGTGATGATCATGCCCAGACTGCCGGCGACGATGCCCGCAAGCCAAAGGGCGGGCGATAGCTGCAGGGGCAGGTCGAAGAAGCGCGTGGCAAGGAGTGAGCCGACCGCGGCCGCACCCCCTGCACCCAACAGGCCGGCCAGGGCGCCGATGACGGCGAATTCCATTGCCTGGGCGAGGAGGAGCTGACGCCGCCGCGCGCCCAGCGCGCGCATCACCGCCGCTTCATAGACCCTTTCATCCCGCGTGGCGAGCACGGCCGCATAGAGCACGACAAGCCCCGCGAGCAGGGTGAAAACAAACACGAATTCCACCGTCTGCGCCACCCGCTCCATGATGGCGCGCACCTCCCGGAGGATTGCCGCAACATCGATCACGGTGATGTTGGGGTAGGCACGCACCAGGGCATCGAGCACCGCCTCGCCTCCCACGGGCAGGTGAAAACTGGTGATATAGCTCGTCGGCTGATCGCGCAGCATCTGCGGCGTGCCGATGACGAAGAAATTGACCCGCATGGAATCCCAGTCCACATGGCGCAGGCTGGTGACGGGTGCTTCAATGAGCTGGCCTGCGACATCGAAGCGCAGACGGTCGCCCAGGCGAATGCCCAGGCGCTGGGCGATGCCCTCTTCCACGGACCACTGGGGTGGAGCCGTTTCCCGCCCCCAGAAACGTCCCGCCACCAGCCGGTTGTCGGCACGCGGCGCGCGCGCCCAGGAGAGATTGAATTCCCGCTCCACGAGGCGGCGGCTGCGCTCATCTTCGTAATCCCGCGCGGAGACGGGGCGGTCATTGATGGCCATCAACCGCCCGCGCACCATGGGGTGAAACTCGGGAGCGGCGAGACCGGCGCGCAGGAGGAAAGCGCGCACCGGCTCAACCTGGTCAGGCTGCACGTTGATGAGAAAGCGGTTGGGGGCATCGGGGGGCAGGCGTTTTTGCCAGCTCGCCAGCAGATCGCCGCGCACGAGGGTGAGCAGGAAGAGTGCCATGAGGCCCAGGGAATAGGCCATGATGGAAAGGCGGCTTGTCTGCTGGCGGCGCTGAATCTGGGTCAAGCCGTAGAAGACCACGCCCCGCGCCTTGCGACGCAGCGGCCCCAGTGACCAGACCAGGGCCAGGGCCGCAAGCCACGCTGCAATCAGCACGCCGGCAAGACCTGCGGCTACGTGGAAGCCCAGGCGCAGTTCGCCGGCCTTACTCACAAAAAGCGCCGCCAGGACCGCCGCCCCCAGGAGGGACCCGGCAAGGCCAAGCCCCGTGGGCGGCGCGAGTTCCCGCCGGATCACGCGCAGGGTGGGCACCTGGCTTAACCGCGCGAGGGGAAGGGCGCCGAAGGCCAGGACCAACACCAGGCTGATGCCAATCCCCTCCAAGAGGGGCCAGCTGCCGGGCGGCGGCAGGTCCATCTGGAGCTGGGCGATGGCAAGCCGTACCAAGGCTTCCTGGGCGATCACGCCGATGAGACCGCCGCCCACGCCCCCCAACACTCCCAGCAGGGCGAACTGGATCACGTAGAGGCCGAAGATGCGCCGCTGGCCCGCGCCCAGGCAGCGCATCACCGCGCAGCCATCGAGATGGCGCTCGACGAAGCGCCGCGTGGCGAGGGCCACGGCCACCCCGGCCAGCACCGCGGCCACCAGAGCGGAAAGCCCCAGGTAGCGCTGCGCCCGCTCCAGGGCGGTGCGGATTTCCGGACGCGCATCGGCCACGCCCTCCAGCCGCTGGCCGCGTTCCAGCAAGGCCGCCATGGCCCGCCGCCAGGCGTCCACCGCTTGCGGCGAGCCCGCCACCAGGAGCCGGTAGATCACGCGACTGCCTTCCGTGACGAGGCCCGTGGCGGCAAGATCATCTTCATGGAGCATGAGTCGGGGGGCGATGCTGAAAAAATCCGCCGCCCGGTCGGGCTCCCGCTCCAGCACCGCCGCCACCACGAATTGCCGCGCCCCCACACCCACGCGCCCGCCCACCTGAAGATCCAGTTGACGCAACAGCCGGCCATCCACCCAGACGGTACCGGGCTTTGGGCCGTGCGCCACTTCGCCTTCCACGCCCGCGTTCAGCCTCAGCCTGCCCCGCAGCGGATAGCCGCTGCTCACCGCCTTGATTTCGGCAAGCTGGATGCGATCGCCGGCCACCACCATGCTGGGGAAGGTGGCGGTCGTGGCCACCCGCAACCCCAGGGCAAGGGCGCGCCGGGCGGCCTCCGGCGAGGGCGGATGGTCGCTCACCAGTACGGCATCGGCGGCGATCAGCTCGTTGGCCTGACGGGCCAGCGCCCGTTGG comes from Burkholderiales bacterium and encodes:
- a CDS encoding FtsX-like permease family protein, giving the protein MRLALRLLWREWRAGEIRVLLAALVVAVAAVTTVSFFTDRVQRALARQANELIAADAVLVSDHPPSPEAARRALALGLRVATTATFPSMVVAGDRIQLAEIKAVSSGYPLRGRLRLNAGVEGEVAHGPKPGTVWVDGRLLRQLDLQVGGRVGVGARQFVVAAVLEREPDRAADFFSIAPRLMLHEDDLAATGLVTEGSRVIYRLLVAGSPQAVDAWRRAMAALLERGQRLEGVADARPEIRTALERAQRYLGLSALVAAVLAGVAVALATRRFVERHLDGCAVMRCLGAGQRRIFGLYVIQFALLGVLGGVGGGLIGVIAQEALVRLAIAQLQMDLPPPGSWPLLEGIGISLVLVLAFGALPLARLSQVPTLRVIRRELAPPTGLGLAGSLLGAAVLAALFVSKAGELRLGFHVAAGLAGVLIAAWLAALALVWSLGPLRRKARGVVFYGLTQIQRRQQTSRLSIMAYSLGLMALFLLTLVRGDLLASWQKRLPPDAPNRFLINVQPDQVEPVRAFLLRAGLAAPEFHPMVRGRLMAINDRPVSARDYEDERSRRLVEREFNLSWARAPRADNRLVAGRFWGRETAPPQWSVEEGIAQRLGIRLGDRLRFDVAGQLIEAPVTSLRHVDWDSMRVNFFVIGTPQMLRDQPTSYITSFHLPVGGEAVLDALVRAYPNITVIDVAAILREVRAIMERVAQTVEFVFVFTLLAGLVVLYAAVLATRDERVYEAAVMRALGARRRQLLLAQAMEFAVIGALAGLLGAGGAAAVGSLLATRFFDLPLQLSPALWLAGIVAGSLGMIITGSLATRRVLDTPPLAVLRG